A genomic stretch from Coffea arabica cultivar ET-39 chromosome 10c, Coffea Arabica ET-39 HiFi, whole genome shotgun sequence includes:
- the LOC113714883 gene encoding putative disease resistance protein At4g19050 isoform X1, which produces MDQNSVELQAKEILKLLKEKHVSTIVLSGKSGTGKTWMARKVGLLAVTNERVDIMLWISLSVRHDEMSLYEHIARQLSLLSTSAELEIDDIEQVQNDNGKEETLDDLKGKVQKKLSASNVLRGILVILDDDGNKMKEGDRDLQQVLQFIRQNAYQPSMEVADGDGQQKLKVLITSRNEDTRHQTRGDKEVIDMKRLTPEMSISLLKQGAVAKVFEISGVEILVKNFIDKKEGLTPGEVALLANLLNYHQHDSKVQDLQQALEEAWGGDDYNYTLLLSSGYERVSDGILVDFSWQGSHFFGDHGSIHYGELISYWILEGYLSPFNSLEEAYEEGHRILMQLMYCQMLKEVSDDFLQMVSGTVLINYHRQGYGGIANLGLANVLVNGNDWHGIGKVTLMDGMIRTLVNHKKVQPLKVLLLDGSCLSGQHLNSLLLNNQELQILGLFCLRIISLPRCFCYLKKLNVLVLRDCDFLEKIDEIAELMTITVLEVSGSCLIESIPDNFFQQMTQLRSLHFSDLQIKVLPKSFYDLTELRWLILKGLSHLTELKSLKKCQKLMVVDLSGAASLPTFPEKNLKSLPKLQTLNLSNTKIKSLPILHETKELTHLSVSGCRNMDRLPSIRSLTNMQVLDISWSAIMDFQDKSFEINSSLKILDLSGTAIPSLPFNIGKPREFYLKNCSEIKYMNCVESSEELEIVDFSGACNLVKIEGKFFECLENLRVLNLSGTKVKDLPSLSALHNLRQLLLSCSLNLEKLPRLASSKLEELDLSGCKAMTMIEDKSFEHLPRLRRLVLSQIKIVHLPELNSLSNLEELNLSGVKSFTGTDFIEHMSKLQVLNLSETLLKELPALTNLKSLKHLFLRGCGQLEVLPVLEVLHNLETLDLSQTALRQLPFVGSLSNLHKLLLSDCSKLENFKNHKLLDMSGVENLPCGISRLTQLQHLALPSMKEDIQAADTSEVTSWKQKPSASHWSFSVVDRTVPNTSRSLLSYNGSLFLEFLDSNPSVLDSTSNHFHLFVHPTEVQNGARDMLFHRDELVFRDVYLLTRHCSKSQGRLVEIHHLSAFSEGIEAVLHNAEYIFLFDSLFFKSFSDLGAGNIKTLKGCWIEGCENMEFIIETSDLVDSSERGIALEILWISNASSLRSMYSENLRLGSFQNLKCLYLDCCPKLLSVFFSSHLLQMLEILHVRFCEDLVALFGDDVEEHELPNLRTLRLWELPKLKSIGCIMPSLQSLEVGECPMLGHMLSSRHVPEKLEVLKVRNCSELGNLLEGLTSENCKLPHLAEVHLWGLPKLTRIGIESPLMRSLEIGDCSVLLHVSYMPENLEVLKVRFCDNLEAIFVGMTSENFILQSLHTVHLWGLPKLVGIGARLPPLQKSIIRDCPKLALPVS; this is translated from the coding sequence ATGGACCAGAATAGTGTGGAACTGCAGGCAAAAGAAATTCTTAAACTTCTCAAGGAAAAACATGTGTCAACAATTGTTCTTTCTGGGAAATCAGGAACTGGAAAAACATGGATGGCAAGAAAAGTTGGTCTGCTTGCAGTCACAAATGAAAGAGTTGACATTATGCTTTGGATTTCTTTGAGTGTTAGGCATGATGAGATGTCTCTCTATGAGCATATTGCTCGTCAGTTGTCTCTACTTTCCACTTCTGCGGAGCTGGAAATTGATGATATCGAGCAGGTACAGAATGACAATGGTAAGGAGGAAACCTTGGATGACTTGAAAGGAAAGGTGCAGAAAAAACTTTCAGCAAGTAATGTTCTTCGAGGGATACTTGTAATTTTGGATGATGACggaaacaaaatgaaagaagGGGATCGAGACTTACAACAAGTCCTTCAGTTTATCCGGCAGAACGCCTATCAGCCGTCAATGGAAGTTGCTGATGGAGATGGACAGCAAAAACTTAAGGTGCTAATAACTTCTAGGAATGAAGATACGAGGCACCAAACTCGGGGGGATAAGGAAGTGATTGACATGAAACGTCTAACTCCAGAAATGTCAATTTCTTTGTTAAAGCAAGGGGCTGTGGCAAAAGTTTTTGAAATTTCAGGTGTTGAAATTTTAGTTAAAAACTTCATCGATAAAAAAGAAGGTCTTACACCTGGAGAAGTAGCCTTGCTAGCAAACCTACTAAATTATCATCAACATGATTCCAAAGTGCAGGATCTGCAACAGGCTTTGGAAGAAGCATGGGGTGGTGATGACTACAATTACACCCTGTTGCTGTCAAGTGGATATGAAAGGGTGTCAGACGGTATTTTAGTTGACTTTTCTTGGCAGGGCAGCCATTTTTTCGGCGACCATGGATCTATTCACTACGGTGAGCTGATATCATACTGGATACTAGAAGGATATCTTAGTCCTTTTAACAGTCTTGAGGAGGCTTATGAGGAGGGGCACCGCATTTTGATGCAGCTTATGTACTGTCAAATGCTGAAAGAAGTAAGTGATGATTTCCTCCAAATGGTCAGCGGAACTGTACTTATTAACTACCATCGTCAGGGATATGGTGGAATCGCTAATCTGGGGTTGGCTAATGTTCTTGTGAATGGTAATGATTGGCATGGTATTGGAAAAGTCACTTTGATGGATGGTATGATCAGAACACTTGTCAATCATAAAAAAGTGCAGCCattaaaagtacttttactTGACGGGAGCTGTCTCAGCGGGCAACATCTGAATAGTCTCCTACTGAACAATCAGGAGCTGCAAATTCTGGGTCTTTTCTGCCTCAGAATTATATCATTGCCTCGTTGCTTCTGCTACTTGAAAAAACTGAACGTTCTTGTGCTCAGGGACTGTGATTTCTTAGAAAAGATTGATGAAATTGCAGAGCTAATGACAATAACTGTCCTTGAAGTATCTGGTTCTTGCTTGATAGAAAGTATACCAGATAACTTTTTTCAGCAAATGACCCAACTTCGTTCCCTCCACTTCTCTGACCTTCAGATTAAAGTTTTGCCTAAATCTTTTTATGACCTTACAGAACTCCGCTGGCTTATTCTAAAGGGCTTGTCTCATTTGACAGAGTTGAAGAGTCTGAAGAAGTGTCAAAAACTTATGGTTGTTGATCTTTCTGGTGCTGCCTCCTTGCCAACTTTTCCAGAAAAGAACTTGAAATCATTGCCGAAACTTCAAACGTTAAATCTTTCAAACACCAAGATCAAATCTTTGCCTATTCTTCATGAAACCAAGGAGCTTACTCATCTATCGGTTAGTGGTTGTCGCAACATGGATAGACTGCCCAGCATTCGGTCTCTAACTAATATGCAAGTTCTCGATATTTCATGGTCAGCGATAATGGATTTCCAGGACAAGTCATTCGAAATTAATAGCAGTCTGAAGATCCTTGATTTATCTGGAACTGCTATTCCTTCATTACCTTTTAACATCGGTAAACCTCGTGAGTTCTATTTGAAAAATTGCTCTGAGATAAAATACATGAATTGTGTTGAATCTTCCGAAGAACTAGAGATAGTTGATTTTTCAGGTGCCTGTAATCTTgtaaaaattgaaggaaagttCTTTGAATGTTTAGAAAATCTCCGAGTTCTCAACCTGTCAGGAACAAAAGTCAAAGATCTACCATCCCTTTCTGCTCTCCACAACCTCCGTCAGCTGTTACTTTCATGTTCTCTGAATCTGGAGAAGTTGCCAAGGTTGGCTTCAAGCAAACTGGAAGAGCTCGATCTATCTGGCTGTAAGGCAATGACAATGATAGAAGATAAATCTTTTGAGCACCTACCTCGCCTTCGTCGCCTTGTCCTCTCACAAATAAAGATTGTACACTTACCAGAACTCAACTCCCTCTCAAATCTTGAGGAGCTAAATCTGAGTGGTGTAAAATCATTTACCGGAACTGATTTCATAGAGCACATGAGTAAACTTCAGGTTCTAAACCTCTCCGAGACCTTGCTCAAAGAGCTACCTGCCTTAACGAATCTCAAAAGCCTTAAGCATCTGTTTTTGAGGGGCTGTGGACAACTAGAGGTTCTCCCTGTCTTGGAAGTACTTCACAACCTTGAGACTCTTGATCTTTCTCAAACAGCACTGAGGCAACTGCCGTTTGTAGGAAGTTTGAGTAACCTGCATAAACTGTTGCTCAGTGActgttcaaaattggaaaactttaaaaACCACAAGCTGCTTGACATGTCTGGAGTTGAAAATCTCCCTTGTGGAATCTCGAGATTGACTCAGCTGCAACATCTTGCTTTACCCAGTATGAAGGAAGACATCCAAGCAGCTGACACCAGTGAGGTAACTAGCTGGAAGCAAAAGCCTAGTGCATCACATTGGTCCTTCTCCGTTGTGGATCGAACGGTACCAAACACTAGCAGATCTTTACTTTCTTATAATGGTTCGctatttcttgaatttctggaCAGCAATCCTTCTGTATTGGACTCAACGTCAAATCATTTCCATCTCTTTGTTCATCCTACTGAGGTGCAAAATGGTGCAAGGGACATGCTCTTCCACAGGGATGAATTGGTTTTTAGAGATGTCTATCTATTAACTAGGCATTGCTCTAAATCTCAAGGCCGGTTAGTGGAGATTCATCATCTGAGTGCTTTTTCCGAGGGCATTGAGGCTGTACTTCATAATGCTGAGTATATATTCTTGTTTGATAGTttgtttttcaaatcattttctgaTTTAGGTGCTGGCAACATCAAGACGTTGAAAGGTTGTTGGATTGAGGGATGTGAAAATATGGAGTTCATTATCGAGACAAGTGACTTGGTAGACAGTAGCGAAAGGGGGATAGCACTTGAGATTTTATGGATTTCAAATGCATCGAGTTTAAGGAGCATGTACAGTGAAAACCTGCGGTTGGGGAGCTTTCAGAATCTGAAGTGCTTGTATCTAGATTGTTGCCCAAAGCTGTTGAGTGTTTTCTTTTCATCCCACCTGCTGCAGATGCTTGAAATTCTTCATGTCAGATTTTGCGAGGATTTGGTGGCTTTGTTTGGAGATGATGTAGAAGAGCATGAATTGCCAAACTTACGAACATTGCGTTTGTGGGAACTACCAAAACTGAAAAGCATTGGGTGCATAATGCCGTCTCTACAAAGTCTAGAAGTAGGCGAGTGTCCCATGCTTGGCCACATGCTATCTTCACGTCATGTACCAGAAAAACTTGAGGTCCTTAAAGTCAGAAATTGTAGTGAGTTGGGCAATTTGCTTGAAGGATTGACATCAGAAAACTGCAAATTGCCTCATCTAGCTGAAGTTCACCTGTGGGGATTACCAAAGCTGACAAGAATTGGGATTGAATCACCCTTGATGAGATCTTTAGAAATTGGAGATTGTTCTGTGCTTTTACATGTTAGTTATATGCCAGAAAACCTGGAGGTCCTCAAGGTCAGATTCTGTGACAACTTGGAAGCTATATTTGTTGGCATGA
- the LOC113714883 gene encoding putative disease resistance protein At4g19050 isoform X2, with protein sequence MDQNSVELQAKEILKLLKEKHVSTIVLSGKSGTGKTWMARKVGLLAVTNERVDIMLWISLSVRHDEMSLYEHIARQLSLLSTSAELEIDDIEQVQNDNGKEETLDDLKGKVQKKLSASNVLRGILVILDDDGNKMKEGDRDLQQVLQFIRQNAYQPSMEVADGDGQQKLKVLITSRNEDTRHQTRGDKEVIDMKRLTPEMSISLLKQGAVAKVFEISGVEILVKNFIDKKEGLTPGEVALLANLLNYHQHDSKVQDLQQALEEAWGGDDYNYTLLLSSGYERVSDGILVDFSWQGSHFFGDHGSIHYGELISYWILEGYLSPFNSLEEAYEEGHRILMQLMYCQMLKEVSDDFLQMVSGTVLINYHRQGYGGIANLGLANVLVNGNDWHGIGKVTLMDGMIRTLVNHKKVQPLKVLLLDGSCLSGQHLNSLLLNNQELQILGLFCLRIISLPRCFCYLKKLNVLVLRDCDFLEKIDEIAELMTITVLEVSGSCLIESIPDNFFQQMTQLRSLHFSDLQIKVLPKSFYDLTELRWLILKGLSHLTELKSLKKCQKLMVVDLSGAASLPTFPEKNLKSLPKLQTLNLSNTKIKSLPILHETKELTHLSVSGCRNMDRLPSIRSLTNMQVLDISWSAIMDFQDKSFEINSSLKILDLSGTAIPSLPFNIGKPREFYLKNCSEIKYMNCVESSEELEIVDFSGACNLVKIEGKFFECLENLRVLNLSGTKVKDLPSLSALHNLRQLLLSCSLNLEKLPRLASSKLEELDLSGCKAMTMIEDKSFEHLPRLRRLVLSQIKIVHLPELNSLSNLEELNLSGVKSFTGTDFIEHMSKLQVLNLSETLLKELPALTNLKSLKHLFLRGCGQLEVLPVLEVLHNLETLDLSQTALRQLPFVGSLSNLHKLLLSDCSKLENFKNHKLLDMSGVENLPCGISRLTQLQHLALPSMKEDIQAADTSEVTSWKQKPSASHWSFSVVDRTVPNTSRSLLSYNGSLFLEFLDSNPSVLDSTSNHFHLFVHPTEVQNGARDMLFHRDELVFRDVYLLTRHCSKSQGRCWQHQDVERLLD encoded by the exons ATGGACCAGAATAGTGTGGAACTGCAGGCAAAAGAAATTCTTAAACTTCTCAAGGAAAAACATGTGTCAACAATTGTTCTTTCTGGGAAATCAGGAACTGGAAAAACATGGATGGCAAGAAAAGTTGGTCTGCTTGCAGTCACAAATGAAAGAGTTGACATTATGCTTTGGATTTCTTTGAGTGTTAGGCATGATGAGATGTCTCTCTATGAGCATATTGCTCGTCAGTTGTCTCTACTTTCCACTTCTGCGGAGCTGGAAATTGATGATATCGAGCAGGTACAGAATGACAATGGTAAGGAGGAAACCTTGGATGACTTGAAAGGAAAGGTGCAGAAAAAACTTTCAGCAAGTAATGTTCTTCGAGGGATACTTGTAATTTTGGATGATGACggaaacaaaatgaaagaagGGGATCGAGACTTACAACAAGTCCTTCAGTTTATCCGGCAGAACGCCTATCAGCCGTCAATGGAAGTTGCTGATGGAGATGGACAGCAAAAACTTAAGGTGCTAATAACTTCTAGGAATGAAGATACGAGGCACCAAACTCGGGGGGATAAGGAAGTGATTGACATGAAACGTCTAACTCCAGAAATGTCAATTTCTTTGTTAAAGCAAGGGGCTGTGGCAAAAGTTTTTGAAATTTCAGGTGTTGAAATTTTAGTTAAAAACTTCATCGATAAAAAAGAAGGTCTTACACCTGGAGAAGTAGCCTTGCTAGCAAACCTACTAAATTATCATCAACATGATTCCAAAGTGCAGGATCTGCAACAGGCTTTGGAAGAAGCATGGGGTGGTGATGACTACAATTACACCCTGTTGCTGTCAAGTGGATATGAAAGGGTGTCAGACGGTATTTTAGTTGACTTTTCTTGGCAGGGCAGCCATTTTTTCGGCGACCATGGATCTATTCACTACGGTGAGCTGATATCATACTGGATACTAGAAGGATATCTTAGTCCTTTTAACAGTCTTGAGGAGGCTTATGAGGAGGGGCACCGCATTTTGATGCAGCTTATGTACTGTCAAATGCTGAAAGAAGTAAGTGATGATTTCCTCCAAATGGTCAGCGGAACTGTACTTATTAACTACCATCGTCAGGGATATGGTGGAATCGCTAATCTGGGGTTGGCTAATGTTCTTGTGAATGGTAATGATTGGCATGGTATTGGAAAAGTCACTTTGATGGATGGTATGATCAGAACACTTGTCAATCATAAAAAAGTGCAGCCattaaaagtacttttactTGACGGGAGCTGTCTCAGCGGGCAACATCTGAATAGTCTCCTACTGAACAATCAGGAGCTGCAAATTCTGGGTCTTTTCTGCCTCAGAATTATATCATTGCCTCGTTGCTTCTGCTACTTGAAAAAACTGAACGTTCTTGTGCTCAGGGACTGTGATTTCTTAGAAAAGATTGATGAAATTGCAGAGCTAATGACAATAACTGTCCTTGAAGTATCTGGTTCTTGCTTGATAGAAAGTATACCAGATAACTTTTTTCAGCAAATGACCCAACTTCGTTCCCTCCACTTCTCTGACCTTCAGATTAAAGTTTTGCCTAAATCTTTTTATGACCTTACAGAACTCCGCTGGCTTATTCTAAAGGGCTTGTCTCATTTGACAGAGTTGAAGAGTCTGAAGAAGTGTCAAAAACTTATGGTTGTTGATCTTTCTGGTGCTGCCTCCTTGCCAACTTTTCCAGAAAAGAACTTGAAATCATTGCCGAAACTTCAAACGTTAAATCTTTCAAACACCAAGATCAAATCTTTGCCTATTCTTCATGAAACCAAGGAGCTTACTCATCTATCGGTTAGTGGTTGTCGCAACATGGATAGACTGCCCAGCATTCGGTCTCTAACTAATATGCAAGTTCTCGATATTTCATGGTCAGCGATAATGGATTTCCAGGACAAGTCATTCGAAATTAATAGCAGTCTGAAGATCCTTGATTTATCTGGAACTGCTATTCCTTCATTACCTTTTAACATCGGTAAACCTCGTGAGTTCTATTTGAAAAATTGCTCTGAGATAAAATACATGAATTGTGTTGAATCTTCCGAAGAACTAGAGATAGTTGATTTTTCAGGTGCCTGTAATCTTgtaaaaattgaaggaaagttCTTTGAATGTTTAGAAAATCTCCGAGTTCTCAACCTGTCAGGAACAAAAGTCAAAGATCTACCATCCCTTTCTGCTCTCCACAACCTCCGTCAGCTGTTACTTTCATGTTCTCTGAATCTGGAGAAGTTGCCAAGGTTGGCTTCAAGCAAACTGGAAGAGCTCGATCTATCTGGCTGTAAGGCAATGACAATGATAGAAGATAAATCTTTTGAGCACCTACCTCGCCTTCGTCGCCTTGTCCTCTCACAAATAAAGATTGTACACTTACCAGAACTCAACTCCCTCTCAAATCTTGAGGAGCTAAATCTGAGTGGTGTAAAATCATTTACCGGAACTGATTTCATAGAGCACATGAGTAAACTTCAGGTTCTAAACCTCTCCGAGACCTTGCTCAAAGAGCTACCTGCCTTAACGAATCTCAAAAGCCTTAAGCATCTGTTTTTGAGGGGCTGTGGACAACTAGAGGTTCTCCCTGTCTTGGAAGTACTTCACAACCTTGAGACTCTTGATCTTTCTCAAACAGCACTGAGGCAACTGCCGTTTGTAGGAAGTTTGAGTAACCTGCATAAACTGTTGCTCAGTGActgttcaaaattggaaaactttaaaaACCACAAGCTGCTTGACATGTCTGGAGTTGAAAATCTCCCTTGTGGAATCTCGAGATTGACTCAGCTGCAACATCTTGCTTTACCCAGTATGAAGGAAGACATCCAAGCAGCTGACACCAGTGAGGTAACTAGCTGGAAGCAAAAGCCTAGTGCATCACATTGGTCCTTCTCCGTTGTGGATCGAACGGTACCAAACACTAGCAGATCTTTACTTTCTTATAATGGTTCGctatttcttgaatttctggaCAGCAATCCTTCTGTATTGGACTCAACGTCAAATCATTTCCATCTCTTTGTTCATCCTACTGAGGTGCAAAATGGTGCAAGGGACATGCTCTTCCACAGGGATGAATTGGTTTTTAGAGATGTCTATCTATTAACTAGGCATTGCTCTAAATCTCAAGGCCG GTGCTGGCAACATCAAGACGTTGAAAGGTTGTTGGATTGA